In Archangium violaceum, the following are encoded in one genomic region:
- the bshB1 gene encoding bacillithiol biosynthesis deacetylase BshB1, which translates to MTAVDSPYGLDVLAFGPHPDDVELFCGGFLARMVDLGYRTGIVDLTRGEKSSRGTPESRAAETEAASRVLGLSVRENLGLPDGWIDPWAGFEAPEAERSRTAPVARVVEVLRRLRPELVLVPWQQERHPDHEATSALVTRALFFASVRKFETEPPSASFTPRQVLYYPMRHLAEPSFVVDVSAAHERKMAAIRCYASQVEPRADGPQTLVGSPLSLTSLEARDRFYGARIGVSHGEPYVLRETLGLSDPLEHFRRNSFARPLFFPESR; encoded by the coding sequence ATGACCGCGGTCGATTCGCCCTACGGTCTCGACGTCCTCGCCTTCGGGCCGCACCCCGACGACGTCGAGCTCTTCTGCGGTGGGTTCCTGGCCCGCATGGTCGACCTCGGCTACCGCACCGGCATCGTCGACCTGACGCGCGGCGAGAAGAGCTCGCGAGGCACTCCCGAGTCGCGCGCCGCCGAGACCGAGGCCGCCTCCCGGGTGCTGGGCCTCTCCGTCCGCGAGAACCTCGGCCTGCCGGATGGGTGGATCGACCCCTGGGCCGGCTTCGAGGCGCCCGAGGCCGAGCGCTCGCGGACCGCGCCCGTCGCGCGCGTGGTCGAGGTCCTCCGCCGCCTGCGTCCCGAGCTCGTCCTCGTCCCGTGGCAGCAGGAGCGCCACCCGGACCACGAGGCCACCAGCGCCCTGGTGACGCGTGCGCTGTTCTTCGCCTCGGTGCGCAAGTTCGAGACCGAGCCCCCCAGCGCGTCCTTCACGCCGAGGCAGGTCCTCTACTACCCCATGCGCCACCTGGCCGAGCCGAGCTTCGTCGTCGACGTGTCGGCGGCCCATGAGCGGAAGATGGCGGCCATCCGCTGCTATGCGAGCCAGGTGGAGCCCCGGGCGGATGGTCCGCAGACGCTCGTCGGCTCGCCCCTGTCGCTCACCTCGCTCGAGGCCCGCGACCGCTTCTACGGCGCGCGGATCGGCGTCTCCCACGGCGAGCCCTACGTCCTGCGAGAGACCCTGGGCCTGAGCGATCCGCTGGAGCATTTCCGCCGGAATAGCTTCGCTCGGCCCCTGTTCTTCCCAGAATCCCGATGA
- a CDS encoding efflux RND transporter permease subunit, giving the protein MNHLIRWSIDNRLLVVAACVLLLVLGVETARKMPVDVFPDLTAPTVTVLTEAHGLAPEEVETLVTFPIETSVNGATGVRRVRSASGVGISIVWVEFDWGTDIYTARQVVNEKLQLVASQLPPDVPPPTLAPISSVMGEILFLSVSWNEDALAPEVAGREAQMMEARSAADWVLRKRLLSVAGVSQVVPIGGAVKQYQVLLRPESLQALDVGFEQVAHALRTTNQNASGGFYVEGGQEYLLRAVGRARGLEDVANTVVTVRAGQPITVGQVADVRVGAKPKRGEGSANAEPAVILAVMKQPDANTLELTRRLDSVLDDIQRTLPQGLVINRHIFRQSDFISVAVHNVSVALRDGAILVAVILLVFLMNLRATFISLMAIPLSLVVAVLALAAFGVTLNTMTIGGLTIAIGALVDDAIIDVENVFRRLRENAHLPEAERRSAFEVIYRASVEVRTSIVFATLIIVLVFVPLFFLSGLEGRMLAPLGLAYIVAITASLVVAVTVTPALCAYLLPRARSLGTEEGPVLRWLKARYQPMLAWALARPRAILAGAGLAFLATLAIIPFLGRSFLPEFNEGTLTLNVVTLPGTSLEESDKLGRRVEQALLALPEVVSTARRTGRAELDEHAQDVNAAELDVGLDLSKSDRSKEELLEAMRKSLAQVPGAVITIGQPLSHRIDHMLSGSRSAIALKLFGDDLEKLRELAEQVKKVAEGTPGAVDVSIEQQVDIPELEIRTDRDAVARYGLTTGEVAEAVERAFAGQTVGSVLEGQRAVDLVVRLDDASRADLEAIASTLIDTPVGPRIPLKMLASLTRETGPNTISREGVQRKMVVQANVAGRDLSSVVDDLEARVAREVTFPEGYYIVYGGQFESAEEAARGITLLSGGVVVGIFLLLVVAFASVRNALLTLINLPLALIGGVVAVALTSGVVSVASLVGFITLFGIATRNGILMVSHFEHLMTEEGKSLSDAVRQGSMERLAPILMTALSAGLALVPLVIAGGEAGNEIQAPMGVVILGGLLSSTFLNMLVVPVLFQLFGRSAERH; this is encoded by the coding sequence ATGAATCACCTCATCCGCTGGTCCATCGACAACCGCCTGCTGGTCGTGGCGGCCTGCGTGCTGCTGCTCGTGCTGGGGGTGGAGACGGCCCGGAAGATGCCGGTGGACGTCTTTCCGGATCTCACCGCGCCCACCGTCACCGTCCTCACCGAGGCGCATGGACTGGCGCCCGAGGAGGTGGAGACGCTCGTCACCTTCCCCATCGAGACGTCGGTGAATGGAGCCACGGGCGTGCGCCGGGTGCGCTCGGCGTCCGGGGTGGGCATCTCCATCGTCTGGGTGGAGTTCGACTGGGGCACGGACATCTATACCGCGCGGCAGGTGGTGAACGAGAAGCTGCAGCTCGTCGCCTCGCAGCTGCCGCCGGACGTGCCGCCGCCCACCCTGGCGCCCATCTCCTCGGTGATGGGGGAGATCCTCTTCCTGTCCGTCTCCTGGAACGAGGACGCGCTGGCGCCGGAGGTGGCGGGGCGCGAGGCCCAGATGATGGAGGCGAGGAGCGCGGCGGACTGGGTGCTGCGCAAGCGCCTGCTGTCGGTGGCGGGCGTCTCCCAGGTGGTGCCCATTGGCGGGGCGGTGAAGCAGTACCAGGTGCTGCTGCGGCCCGAGTCGCTCCAGGCGCTCGATGTCGGCTTCGAGCAGGTGGCGCACGCGCTGCGGACGACGAACCAGAACGCCTCCGGTGGCTTCTACGTGGAGGGCGGACAGGAGTACCTGCTGCGGGCCGTGGGGCGGGCCCGGGGGTTGGAGGACGTCGCCAACACGGTCGTCACCGTGCGCGCGGGTCAGCCCATCACCGTGGGGCAGGTGGCGGACGTGAGGGTGGGCGCCAAACCCAAGCGCGGAGAAGGGAGCGCCAACGCGGAGCCCGCCGTCATCCTCGCGGTGATGAAGCAGCCGGATGCCAACACGCTGGAGCTCACCCGGCGGCTGGACTCGGTGCTCGACGACATCCAGCGCACGCTGCCCCAGGGGCTGGTCATCAACCGCCACATCTTCCGGCAGTCGGACTTCATCTCGGTGGCGGTGCACAACGTGTCCGTGGCGCTGCGCGACGGCGCCATCCTCGTGGCCGTCATCCTGCTCGTCTTCCTGATGAACCTGCGGGCGACGTTCATCTCGCTCATGGCCATTCCGCTGTCGCTGGTGGTGGCGGTGCTGGCGCTCGCGGCGTTCGGCGTCACGCTCAACACCATGACCATCGGCGGGCTGACCATCGCCATCGGGGCGCTGGTGGATGACGCCATCATCGACGTGGAGAACGTCTTCCGGCGCCTGCGGGAGAACGCCCACCTGCCCGAGGCCGAGCGCCGATCCGCCTTCGAGGTCATCTACCGGGCCTCGGTGGAGGTGCGCACCTCCATCGTCTTCGCCACCCTCATCATCGTCCTCGTCTTCGTCCCGCTCTTCTTCCTGTCGGGGCTGGAGGGACGGATGCTGGCGCCGCTGGGGCTGGCGTACATCGTGGCCATCACCGCGTCGCTGGTGGTGGCGGTGACGGTCACCCCCGCCCTGTGCGCGTACCTGCTGCCCCGGGCGCGCTCGCTGGGCACCGAGGAGGGACCGGTGCTGCGCTGGCTGAAGGCGCGCTACCAGCCGATGCTCGCGTGGGCGCTGGCGCGGCCGAGGGCCATCCTGGCGGGGGCCGGACTGGCCTTCCTGGCGACGCTCGCCATCATCCCGTTCCTCGGGCGCTCCTTCCTGCCCGAGTTCAACGAGGGGACGCTCACCCTCAACGTCGTCACCCTGCCGGGCACGTCGCTGGAGGAGTCGGACAAGCTGGGCCGGCGGGTGGAGCAGGCGCTGCTGGCCCTCCCCGAGGTGGTCTCCACCGCCCGGCGCACGGGCCGCGCGGAGCTGGACGAGCACGCCCAGGACGTCAACGCGGCGGAGCTCGACGTGGGCCTGGACCTGTCGAAGAGCGACCGGAGCAAGGAGGAGCTGCTGGAGGCGATGCGCAAGTCGCTGGCCCAGGTGCCGGGGGCGGTCATCACCATCGGCCAGCCGCTCTCCCACCGAATCGATCACATGCTCTCGGGCTCCCGGTCGGCCATCGCGCTGAAGCTCTTCGGGGATGACCTGGAGAAGCTGCGGGAGCTGGCCGAGCAGGTGAAGAAGGTGGCCGAGGGCACCCCGGGCGCGGTGGACGTCTCCATCGAGCAACAGGTGGACATCCCGGAGCTGGAGATCCGTACCGACCGGGACGCGGTGGCGCGCTACGGCCTCACCACGGGCGAGGTGGCCGAGGCGGTGGAGCGGGCCTTCGCCGGGCAGACGGTGGGCTCGGTGCTGGAGGGCCAACGGGCGGTGGACCTCGTGGTGCGCCTGGACGACGCCTCACGGGCGGACCTGGAGGCCATCGCCTCCACGCTCATCGACACGCCCGTGGGGCCGCGCATCCCGCTCAAGATGCTGGCGAGCCTCACGCGCGAGACCGGCCCCAACACCATCAGCCGCGAGGGAGTGCAGCGCAAGATGGTGGTGCAGGCCAACGTGGCGGGGAGGGATTTGTCCTCGGTGGTGGACGACCTGGAGGCCCGCGTCGCCCGCGAGGTGACGTTCCCCGAGGGGTATTACATCGTCTACGGAGGGCAGTTCGAGAGCGCCGAGGAGGCGGCCCGCGGCATCACCCTGTTGAGTGGAGGGGTGGTGGTGGGCATCTTCCTGCTGCTGGTGGTGGCCTTCGCGTCGGTGCGCAACGCGCTCCTCACCCTCATCAACCTGCCGCTGGCGCTCATCGGCGGAGTGGTGGCGGTGGCGCTCACCTCCGGCGTGGTGAGCGTGGCCTCGCTGGTCGGCTTCATCACCTTGTTCGGCATCGCCACGCGCAACGGCATCCTCATGGTGAGCCACTTCGAGCACCTGATGACGGAGGAGGGAAAGAGCCTCTCCGACGCGGTGCGCCAGGGCTCGATGGAGCGACTGGCGCCCATCCTCATGACGGCGCTGTCGGCGGGGCTCGCGCTGGTGCCGCTCGTCATCGCCGGGGGCGAGGCCGGCAATGAAATCCAGGCGCCCATGGGCGTGGTCATCCTGGGGGGCCTGCTCTCCTCCACCTTCCTCAACATGCTGGTGGTGCCGGTGCTCTTCCAGCTCTTCGGCCGGAGCGCCGAACGGCACTGA
- the bshA gene encoding N-acetyl-alpha-D-glucosaminyl L-malate synthase BshA, with protein MSDRLNLAITCFPTFGGSGMVATEIGLAMAERGHRVHFIARDLPVRLHGMTRKVIFHEVVESDYPALAHSGTYPLALASKMIEVASYERLDILHVHYAVPHATAAWMAREVLGDLSPRIVTTLHGTDTTLVGTDPTYLPITRFSILRSDAVTTPSEFLRRATWEGFRLPETVPIEVIPNFVDTERYAPLRDRAHLRQLFPGLADDEPVLIHVSNFRPVKRIGDVVSVFAEAHRGRPCRLVMIGDGPERSPAERRVRELGLEDRVAFLGKQESFVEILAAADVFLLPSEQESFGLAALEALSCGIPVVASNIGGIPEQVEHGTTGYLAPVGDVEAMAGHVLELVRDPERWRLFSRRARENVLARFQLGPAIDRYEALYRQLVTGASRG; from the coding sequence ATGAGCGACCGTCTCAACCTGGCCATCACCTGCTTTCCCACCTTTGGAGGCAGCGGCATGGTCGCGACCGAGATCGGTCTGGCCATGGCGGAGCGCGGCCACCGGGTCCACTTCATCGCGAGAGATCTCCCGGTGCGCCTGCACGGGATGACCCGGAAGGTCATCTTCCACGAGGTGGTGGAGAGCGACTATCCGGCGCTCGCCCACTCGGGGACGTACCCGCTGGCGTTGGCCTCGAAGATGATCGAGGTCGCCAGCTACGAGCGGCTGGACATCCTGCACGTGCACTACGCGGTGCCCCATGCCACGGCGGCCTGGATGGCTCGCGAGGTGCTGGGGGACCTGTCGCCGCGCATCGTGACGACGCTCCACGGCACCGACACCACGCTCGTCGGCACGGACCCCACCTACCTGCCCATCACGCGCTTCTCCATCCTGCGCAGTGACGCGGTGACCACGCCCTCGGAGTTCCTGCGGCGCGCCACCTGGGAGGGTTTCCGTCTCCCGGAGACCGTCCCCATCGAGGTCATCCCCAACTTCGTCGACACGGAGCGTTACGCTCCGCTCCGCGACCGGGCCCACCTGCGTCAGCTCTTCCCAGGACTCGCGGATGACGAGCCCGTGCTCATCCACGTGTCGAACTTCCGGCCGGTGAAGCGCATCGGCGACGTGGTGTCCGTCTTCGCGGAGGCCCACCGCGGGCGCCCGTGCCGGCTGGTGATGATTGGTGATGGCCCCGAGCGCTCACCCGCCGAGCGCAGGGTGCGGGAGCTCGGCCTCGAGGACCGCGTGGCCTTCCTGGGCAAACAGGAGAGCTTCGTGGAGATCCTCGCCGCGGCGGATGTCTTCCTCCTGCCGAGTGAACAGGAGAGCTTCGGTCTCGCCGCACTCGAGGCGCTGAGCTGTGGCATCCCGGTGGTCGCGAGCAACATCGGCGGCATCCCGGAGCAGGTCGAGCACGGGACGACGGGCTACCTCGCGCCGGTGGGGGACGTGGAGGCCATGGCGGGCCACGTCCTCGAGCTCGTCCGGGACCCGGAGCGCTGGCGGCTCTTCTCCCGCCGCGCTCGCGAGAACGTCCTGGCCCGCTTCCAGCTCGGGCCGGCCATCGACCGCTACGAGGCCCTCTACCGCCAGCTCGTGACAGGGGCCTCGCGCGGCTGA
- a CDS encoding DUF2911 domain-containing protein has product MKKLLGCVVAVVVALTALPASAQLELPAPSPSAKVMQEVGLTEISVDYSSPAVKGRKIWGGLVPYDQVWRTGANLATKITFSRDVTFGGKPVPAGTYSIVTVPTQKEWTVALNKELGLFSGSKQYDTKDDVVRVTATPTEIPNRERLTFLFSNTTDDQTSLDIEWEKLRVSVPITVDTAAHAQANIQSTVNGTWRSLANAARYVADTSKDYPTALKYADNSLAIQSHWYNNWIKADILARSGKIADARKFAQTAWDLGQKDPNFFFKDQVAKALQDWKGKK; this is encoded by the coding sequence ATGAAGAAGCTTCTTGGGTGCGTAGTCGCGGTGGTCGTGGCCCTCACCGCGTTGCCCGCGTCGGCGCAGCTCGAGCTGCCCGCGCCGAGCCCCTCCGCCAAGGTGATGCAAGAGGTGGGACTGACGGAGATCTCCGTCGATTACTCCAGCCCCGCGGTCAAGGGGCGCAAGATCTGGGGCGGGCTGGTCCCCTATGACCAGGTGTGGCGGACGGGCGCCAACCTGGCCACGAAGATCACCTTCAGCCGGGATGTGACGTTCGGCGGGAAGCCGGTGCCGGCGGGCACCTATTCCATCGTCACCGTGCCCACCCAGAAGGAGTGGACAGTGGCCCTGAACAAGGAGCTGGGCCTGTTCAGCGGCAGCAAGCAGTACGACACCAAGGACGACGTCGTGCGCGTCACCGCGACGCCCACCGAGATTCCCAACCGCGAGCGCCTGACGTTCCTCTTCTCCAACACCACCGACGACCAGACGTCGCTCGACATCGAGTGGGAGAAGCTGCGCGTCTCCGTGCCGATCACCGTCGACACGGCGGCGCATGCGCAGGCCAACATCCAGTCCACGGTGAACGGCACGTGGCGCTCGCTGGCCAACGCGGCGCGCTACGTGGCCGACACGTCGAAGGACTACCCCACGGCGCTCAAGTACGCGGACAACTCGCTCGCCATCCAGTCGCACTGGTACAACAACTGGATCAAGGCCGACATCCTGGCGCGCTCGGGGAAGATCGCCGACGCCCGCAAGTTCGCCCAGACGGCCTGGGACCTGGGGCAGAAGGATCCGAACTTCTTCTTCAAGGATCAGGTCGCCAAGGCCCTGCAGGACTGGAAGGGCAAGAAGTAG